A DNA window from Hordeum vulgare subsp. vulgare chromosome 1H, MorexV3_pseudomolecules_assembly, whole genome shotgun sequence contains the following coding sequences:
- the LOC123403890 gene encoding pollen-specific leucine-rich repeat extensin-like protein 3, whose translation MDQRGPLQPDGRRLAAALLLLLAAFLSSARAVTREEASNIAHRQLVAISEAGEDGVGVGEDGELPSDLEMDDKAAAGGKTFANGRLRRAYIGLQAWRKAFYSDPKNFTSNWVGTDVCSYNGVVCAQALDDANATVVAGIDLNGADIAGYLPPELGLLTDLAFFHINSNRFCGIIPKSMARLTILYEFDVSNNRFVGVFPYVVLEMVSVKYVDIRFNEFEGELPPALFDKEYDAIFVNSNRFVGPIPENIGNSTASVIVFANNKFVGCIPKSIGRMAKTLDEIIFLNNTLDGCMPLEIGMLKNTTVVDVSGNGLVGSLPKELSGCSKIEQLDVSRNVLTGVVHEAICELPALVNFSFASNFFESESAPCMPSDKSEVNLDDANNCLGTLRPAQKTALQCAPVLARPVDCSTHTCAGYTTPAKASPPEEAAMPPIIGPVKPSYPVAAPEPSVLPPIVGPARGSPPPPPKEEYASAPPPKEEYASAPPPKEEYASAPPPPSSGWLPLTPERNRAPPSEEYTPPVKVLPPPAPVKVLPPPASEKVLPPPAPVKVLPPPASEKVLPPPAPVKVLPPPAPEKVLPPPAPVKVLPPPAPEKVLPPPAPVKVLPPPAPEKVLPPPAPVKVLPPPAPVKVLPPPAPEKVLPPPAPEYRVLPPPPSVKVLPPPAPEKKVLPPPAPVKVLPPPPVKSPPPPAPVSSPPPPVKSPPPPAPVSSPPPPVKSPPPPAPVYSPPPPVKSPPPPAPVSSPPPPVKSPPPPAPVYSPPPPVKSPPPPAPVSSPPPPVKSPPPPAPVYSPPPAPKKAPPTETPVIPPKEKAMPPPTPAKTPSPPVEEYEPPAKHTESLPPPVKSSPPKEHTPEKSLPPPAPVSSPPPPVKSPPPPAPVSSPPPVPVKPPPAPVSSPAPAPVKVLPPPAPEKVLPPPTPVKVLPPPAPEKVLPPPAPVKPPPAPVSSPPPPVKSPPPPAPEKVLPPPAPVKVLPPPTPVKVLPPPAPEKVLPPPAPVKPPPAPVSSPPPPVKSPPPPAPEKVLPPPAPVKVLPPPTPVKVLPPPAPVKPPPAPVKSPPPPAPVSSPPPPVKSPPPPAPVYSPPPVPVKPPPAPVSSPPPPVKSPPPPAPVSSPPPPVKSPPPPAPVSSPPPAPVLLPPPAKSTPPPVKEEPQPPPSESLPPPKFDEFIMPPVVSAKYASPPPPQFQGY comes from the coding sequence TCGCGCACCGCCAGCTGGTGGCCATAAGCGAGGCCGGCGAGGATGGCGTGGGCGTTGGCGAGGACGGCGAGCTCCCCTCGGACCTGGAGATGGACGACAAGGCCGCCGCTGGCGGCAAGACCTTCGCGAACGGGCGGCTCCGGCGCGCCTACATCGGGCTCCAGGCCTGGCGCAAGGCCTTCTACTCCGACCCCAAGAACTTCACCAGCAACTGGGTGGGCACCGACGTGTGCTCCTACAACGGCGTGGTCTGCGCGCAGGCGCTGGACGACGCCAACGCCACCGTGGTTGCCGGGATCGACCTCAACGGCGCCGACATCGCCGGATACCTTCCGCCGGAGCTGGGCCTGCTCACCGACCTCGCCTTCTTCCACATCAACTCCAACCGCTTCTGCGGCATCATCCCCAAGAGCATGGCGCGCCTCACCATCCTCTACGAGTTCGACGTCAGCAACAACCGCTTCGTCGGGGTCTTCCCCTACGTCGTGCTCGAGATGGTGTCGGTCAAGTACGTCGACATCCGGTTCAACGAGTTCGAGGGCGAACTCCCGCCGGCGCTCTTCGACAAGGAGTACGACGCCATCTTCGTCAACAGCAACCGCTTCGTCGGCCCCATCCCGGAGAACATCGGCAACTCCACCGCCTCCGTCATCGTCTTCGCCAACAACAAGTTCGTGGGGTGCATCCCCAAGAGCATCGGCCGCATGGCCAAGACGCTCGACGAGATCATCTTCCTCAACAACACCCTCGACGGCTGCATGCCGCTCGAGATCGGCATGCTCAAGAACACCACCGTCGTCGACGTCAGCGGCAACGGCCTCGTCGGGTCCCTTCCCAAGGAGCTCTCAGGCTGCAGCAAGATCGAGCAGCTCGACGTCTCCAGGAACGTCTTGACCGGCGTCGTGCACGAGGCAATCTGCGAGCTCCCCGCGCTCGTCAACTTCAGCTTCGCCTCCAACTTCTTCGAGTCCGAGTCCGCGCCATGCATGCCCTCCGACAAGTCGGAGGTGAACCTCGACGACGCAAACAACTGCCTCGGCACGCTCCGGCCAGCGCAGAAGACCGCGCTCCAGTGCGCGCCCGTGCTCGCGCGCCCCGTCGACTGCAGCACCCACACGTGTGCCGGGTACACGACGCCCGCCAAGGCATCGCCGCCGGAGGAAGCGGCCATGCCGCCGATAATTGGGCCCGTAAAGCCATCGTACCCGGTAGCAGCACCCGAGCCGTCCGTTCTGCCACCGATTGTTGGGCCGGCAAGggggtcgccgccgccgccacccaagGAAGAGTATGCTTCCGCTCCGCCACCCAAGGAAGAGTATGCTTCCGCTCCGCCACCCAAGGAAGAGTATGCTTCCGCTCCGCCACCTCCGAGTTCCGGCTGGCTCCCGTTGACACCTGAACGCAATAGGGCGCCTCCGTCCGAAGAGTACACACCTCCGGTCAAGGTGCTTCCACCACCAGCGCCCGTCAAGGTGCTTCCGCCGCCCGCGTCCGAGAAGGTGCTACCACCACCAGCGCCGGTCAAGGTGCTTCCGCCGCCCGCGTCCGAGAAGGTGCTACCACCACCAGCGCCGGTTAAGGTGCTTCCGCCGCCCGCACCCGAGAAGGTGCTTCCACCACCAGCGCCGGTTAAGGTGCTTCCGCCGCCCGCGCCCGAGAAGGTGCTTCCGCCACCAGCACCGGTGAAGGTGCTTCCGCCGCCCGCACCCGAAAAGGTGCTTCCGCCACCAGCGCCGGTTAAGGTGCTTCCGCCACCAGCGCCGGTTAAGGTGCTTCCGCCGCCCGCACCCGAAAAGGTGCTTCCGCCACCCGCACCTGAGTATAGGGTGCTTCCGCCACCGCCGTCGGTTAAGGTGCTTCCGCCGCCCGCGCCAGAGAAAAAGGTTCTTCCACCACCGGCACCGGTGAAGGTGCTTCCGCCACCCCCTGTGAAATCTCCACCCCCGCCGGCACCGGTGAGCTCTCCACCACCTCCCGTCAAGTCTCCACCCCCGCCCGCACCGGTGAGCTCCCCACCACCTCCGGTGAAGTCTCCTCCCCCACCCGCACCGGTCTACTCTCCACCACCCCCGGTGAAATCTCCCCCACCACCGGCACCGGTGAGCTCTCCGCCACCTCCGGTTAAGTCTCCTCCCCCACCCGCACCGGTCTACTCCCCACCACCCCCGGTGAAATCTCCTCCCCCGCCTGCGCCAGTGAGCTCCCCACCACCTCCAGTGAAATCACCTCCGCCACCCGCACCGGTCTACTCTCCACCACCCGCACCGAAGAAGGCTCCGCCAACCGAAACACCGGTGATCCCACCTAAAGAAAAGGCAATGCCACCACCAACTCCGGCAAAGACTCCTTCGCCTCCGGTAGAGGAGTATGAACCACCAGCAAAACATACTGAATCACTGCCACCACCGGTGAAGTCATCTCCACCAAAAGAACATACGCCTGAGAAATCATTACCACCACCGGCTCCCGTGAgctcaccgccacctcctgtgaagTCCCCACCACCGCCAGCACCAGTCAGCTCACCACCACCAGTACCGGTGAAGCCTCCACCAGCTCCAGTGAGCTCACCAGCACCAGCGCCGGTTAAGGTACTTCCGCCACCCGCACCCGAGAAGGTACTaccaccaccaacgccggttaaGGTACTTCCACCACCCGCACCAGAGAAGGTGCTTCCACCACCGGCACCAGTGAAGCCTCCACCGGCTCCGGTGAGCTCACCACCTCCTCCAGTGAAATCTCCACCACCACCCGCACCTGAGAAGGTGCTTCCTCCACCAGCTCCGGTTAAGGTACTtccaccaccaacgccggttaaGGTACTTCCACCACCGGCACCGGAGAAGGTGCTTCCACCACCGGCACCGGTGAAGCCTCCACCGGCTCCGGTGAGCTCACCACCTCCTCCAGTGAAATCTCCACCACCACCCGCACCCGAGAAGGTGCTTCCTCCACCAGCTCCGGTTAAGGTACTtccaccaccaacgccggttaaGGTACTTCCACCACCGGCACCGGTGAAGCCTCCACCGGCTCCAGTGAAATCTCCACCACCACCCGCTCCAGTTAGCTCGCCGCCACCTCCAGTCAAgtctcctcctccaccagcaccAGTCTATTCACCACCACCGGTACCGGTGAAGCCTCCACCCGCACCGGTGAGCTCACCACCTCCTCCGGTGAAATCTCCACCACCTCCCGCCCCAGTTAGCTCACCGCCGCCTCCAGTCAAGTCTCCTCCACCACCGGCCCCAGTCAGCTCACCGCCACCGGCACCAGTGTTGTTGCCTCCTCCAGCAAAATCCACTCCACCACCGGTCAAAGAAGAGCCACAACCACCTCCGTCGGAATCTCTTCCTCCCCCGAAGTTCGACGAGTTCATCATGCCGCCGGTCGTGTCGGCGAAATACGCGTCACCACCACCTCCCCAGTTCCAAGgatattaa